The Lysinibacillus pakistanensis genome includes a window with the following:
- a CDS encoding cupin domain-containing protein, protein MKIFNFTQNFANPIINYDSVDAFYKRIMRTIEPTSIGFMYIEQGGIVGMHEAPVPQLFIVIQGDGWICGADKEKIFLKAGEGVFWQTGQAHESGSDTGLTALILESTQINLA, encoded by the coding sequence ATGAAAATATTTAATTTTACACAAAATTTTGCCAATCCAATTATAAATTATGATTCAGTAGACGCTTTCTATAAGAGGATAATGAGAACGATAGAACCAACGAGTATTGGCTTTATGTATATAGAGCAGGGTGGTATCGTTGGAATGCATGAGGCTCCTGTTCCCCAGTTATTTATAGTCATTCAAGGTGATGGATGGATTTGTGGAGCAGATAAGGAGAAGATATTTTTAAAGGCTGGAGAGGGTGTGTTTTGGCAAACAGGACAAGCACATGAATCTGGAAGTGACACAGGATTAACAGCACTTATCCTCGAATCTACGCAAATTAATCTTGCCTAG
- a CDS encoding aminotransferase class I/II-fold pyridoxal phosphate-dependent enzyme — protein sequence MKQRIETSLIHAGVRDGYANKKGAVNVPMYLSSTFHQESIDEFGEYDYARSGNPTRDALEKAVTELEGGVRAHAFSSGIAAVSAALMLLSQGDHIVMTEDVYGGTYRFVTKVLPRFGITHTFVDFTDLKAVKAAITPTTKLLYMETPSNPTLGITDIRGVVTLAKKHNCLTFLDNTFMTPLHQRPLELGVDVVIHSATKFLSGHSDIIAGLTVTADEKLGQDLYFIQNSFGNILGVQDSFTLLQNIKTTDVRFSRSVESAQKIAEFLAANPLVEQVYYPGLESHLGYDIHRSQCTSAGAVLSFRLPSYKAAKALVEAMKIPVFAVSLGGVESILSYPAKMSHAAMEPEERAKRGITDGLLRFSVGLEHVDDLIADFTQALEIATKA from the coding sequence ATGAAGCAACGTATTGAAACAAGCCTAATACACGCAGGTGTTCGTGACGGCTACGCTAATAAAAAAGGTGCAGTCAATGTGCCTATGTATTTATCATCGACGTTTCATCAGGAGAGTATTGATGAATTTGGAGAATATGATTATGCTCGATCAGGCAACCCTACAAGAGATGCATTGGAAAAAGCAGTTACAGAACTTGAAGGAGGAGTTCGTGCTCATGCCTTTTCCTCAGGGATTGCCGCTGTGTCCGCAGCATTGATGCTTTTATCACAGGGTGATCATATTGTGATGACAGAAGATGTTTATGGGGGAACATATCGTTTCGTCACTAAAGTATTACCACGTTTTGGTATAACGCATACTTTTGTTGATTTTACCGATTTAAAAGCTGTTAAAGCAGCTATCACACCTACAACTAAATTGCTTTATATGGAAACACCATCTAATCCAACGCTTGGCATTACAGATATTCGTGGGGTAGTTACCTTAGCCAAGAAGCATAATTGTTTAACATTTTTAGACAATACATTTATGACACCATTACACCAACGCCCACTTGAGCTAGGTGTAGATGTTGTCATCCATAGTGCAACAAAGTTTTTATCCGGACACTCGGATATTATTGCAGGATTGACGGTTACAGCTGATGAAAAGTTAGGACAGGACCTTTACTTTATCCAAAATTCATTTGGAAATATTCTAGGTGTACAGGATTCCTTTACACTATTGCAAAATATAAAGACGACTGATGTACGCTTTAGTCGCTCAGTGGAATCGGCACAAAAGATTGCAGAGTTTTTAGCTGCAAACCCTCTTGTCGAGCAGGTGTATTACCCTGGGCTTGAATCTCATCTAGGCTATGATATTCATCGTAGCCAGTGCACAAGTGCAGGTGCCGTCCTATCATTCCGTCTGCCAAGCTACAAAGCCGCAAAAGCACTTGTAGAAGCGATGAAAATTCCTGTTTTTGCTGTCTCTCTTGGTGGCGTTGAATCGATTTTATCCTATCCAGCCAAAATGAGTCATGCTGCAATGGAGCCTGAAGAACGTGCAAAACGTGGTATTACTGATGGACTATTGCGTTTCTCAGTAGGACTAGAGCATGTTGACGATCTAATCGCTGATTTCACCCAAGCATTGGAAATTGCTACGAAAGCTTAA
- a CDS encoding NUDIX hydrolase: MQVVEKAFGYITREHEGQLQVLVFEQNTEGAGIQIPKGTVEEGETPLEAVTREMFEETGLSRLTVKGLIAEDYFNHYSGALQKRYFYHLTTNEKRDTWQHHPTGLNEAGFIFSFYWITDEQEVTLAQGHGDYLYRVMARVNH; this comes from the coding sequence ATGCAAGTAGTGGAAAAAGCATTTGGCTATATTACGAGAGAGCATGAGGGGCAGTTACAGGTGCTAGTTTTTGAGCAAAATACAGAAGGAGCAGGCATACAAATTCCTAAAGGCACAGTAGAGGAAGGGGAAACACCGCTAGAAGCTGTAACCCGAGAGATGTTTGAGGAGACAGGCTTATCGCGTTTAACAGTTAAGGGGTTAATTGCTGAAGATTATTTTAATCATTATTCGGGTGCTTTACAAAAACGCTATTTTTATCATCTAACGACGAATGAAAAAAGAGATACATGGCAGCATCACCCTACAGGATTAAATGAAGCAGGTTTTATATTTTCCTTTTATTGGATAACGGATGAACAGGAAGTAACACTAGCACAAGGGCATGGAGATTATTTGTATCGAGTAATGGCTCGTGTTAATCATTAA
- a CDS encoding UxaA family hydrolase produces MNNQTVIKIHPMDNVAIALSDLPQGFLFPLDGIEITLQQQVQRGHKIAITPLSKDTHITKYGFPIGHATEEILAGSWVHSHNMKTNLTGELSYEFKPKTHPLAEPRHAQRTFKGYLRTDGQVGVRNEIWIINTVGCINKVAENLVKLGNQLLKADNFDGVQHFAHPYGCSQLGDDLTYTQKILANLIHHPNAGAVIVLGLGCENNYIELFKKTIGHYDKDRVAFLNVQESADEMEEGQQLLEKAFDYVTTFERQAYPISELKIGLKCGGSDGFSGITANPMIGVFSDQLISAGGATVLTEVPEMFGAEQILLERAKDVSVFEEIVHLVNDFKQYFIKYNQPVYENPSPGNKAGGITTLEEKSLGCIQKGGFQEIKEVLDYGDRMSTKGLHLLNGPGNDLVSTTALASTGCQIVLFSTGRGTPFGGPTPTVKISTNTPLYERKRNWIDFNAGQLVDGKPMDVLVDEFMDYILALASGEVQTNNEKYGFKEIAIFKDGVTM; encoded by the coding sequence ATGAACAATCAAACAGTTATTAAAATTCATCCGATGGACAATGTTGCCATAGCCTTGAGTGATCTTCCTCAAGGCTTTTTATTTCCATTGGATGGAATAGAAATAACGTTACAGCAACAAGTACAACGTGGGCATAAAATTGCCATCACACCTCTTTCTAAAGATACACATATCACAAAATATGGCTTTCCAATTGGTCATGCGACAGAAGAAATCCTAGCAGGTAGTTGGGTTCACTCACATAATATGAAAACCAATTTAACAGGAGAATTAAGCTATGAATTTAAACCAAAAACACATCCCTTAGCCGAGCCTCGTCATGCACAGCGCACGTTTAAGGGCTATCTTAGAACAGATGGTCAGGTTGGTGTGCGGAATGAAATCTGGATTATTAATACAGTGGGATGTATTAATAAAGTAGCTGAAAATTTGGTGAAGTTAGGCAATCAATTATTAAAGGCTGACAATTTTGATGGTGTACAGCATTTCGCTCATCCATATGGTTGTTCACAACTCGGTGATGATTTAACGTATACACAAAAAATATTAGCTAATTTAATTCACCACCCAAATGCAGGGGCAGTCATTGTATTAGGGCTAGGGTGTGAGAACAATTATATTGAGCTATTTAAGAAAACAATCGGCCATTATGATAAAGATCGTGTAGCCTTTTTAAATGTTCAAGAATCAGCAGATGAAATGGAAGAGGGTCAACAACTGCTTGAAAAAGCCTTTGACTATGTGACGACATTTGAAAGACAAGCGTACCCTATTTCAGAACTGAAAATTGGTTTGAAATGTGGCGGTAGTGATGGTTTCTCTGGCATTACAGCTAATCCGATGATTGGCGTATTTTCTGACCAATTAATCTCAGCAGGTGGTGCAACGGTGTTAACGGAAGTTCCAGAAATGTTTGGGGCTGAACAGATTTTATTGGAACGTGCAAAAGATGTCTCTGTTTTTGAGGAGATTGTGCATTTAGTAAATGATTTTAAACAGTATTTTATTAAATATAATCAACCTGTCTATGAAAATCCTTCTCCAGGAAACAAAGCGGGTGGAATTACAACATTGGAAGAAAAGTCACTTGGCTGTATTCAAAAGGGGGGATTCCAAGAGATAAAAGAAGTGCTTGATTACGGTGACCGTATGTCAACAAAGGGGCTACATTTATTAAACGGCCCAGGTAATGATCTTGTATCAACAACCGCACTTGCCTCAACAGGTTGCCAAATCGTCCTTTTCTCAACAGGTAGGGGCACACCGTTTGGAGGACCGACACCAACAGTTAAAATTTCAACAAATACGCCACTTTATGAGCGCAAAAGAAATTGGATTGATTTTAATGCAGGTCAATTAGTGGATGGAAAACCGATGGATGTTTTAGTTGATGAATTTATGGATTATATTTTAGCGTTAGCGTCAGGTGAAGTACAAACAAATAATGAGAAATATGGATTCAAAGAAATCGCTATTTTTAAAGATGGCGTGACGATGTAG
- a CDS encoding zinc-binding alcohol dehydrogenase family protein codes for MRQLIINEPFHMVEREVDKPSIVRSHDVLLKITHIGVCGTDTHAFAGEQPFFSYPRVLGHELAAIVEEVGEAVKDIQVGHRATVIPYIHCGECVACRRGQTNCCKSLKVLGVHMDGGMGEYIVVDDSIVITDNTVSGDQLAIVEPLAIGAHAVRRSELTENDTVLVIGAGPIGLGAARFAKLRGAKTVLMDLNEERLKEGQAWTEADGVIVGSYEVMAQLHEKFNGELPTVVFDVTGNQQSMESSFQYVENSGTLVFIGLMKKTITFNDPEFHSKELTLKSSRNATLEDFETVINYMQSGAIKQGYVTKKIAFDDAISYFEAKQYNTNKAQIYFK; via the coding sequence ATGCGACAATTGATCATTAATGAACCGTTTCATATGGTGGAACGTGAGGTAGACAAGCCAAGTATTGTAAGAAGTCATGATGTTCTATTAAAAATCACACATATTGGCGTGTGTGGAACAGATACACATGCTTTTGCAGGTGAACAGCCATTCTTTAGTTATCCACGTGTGTTAGGCCATGAACTAGCTGCTATCGTCGAAGAAGTCGGTGAAGCGGTTAAGGACATTCAAGTAGGGCATCGTGCAACAGTTATTCCATACATCCATTGTGGAGAGTGTGTTGCATGTCGCCGAGGCCAAACGAACTGCTGTAAATCCTTGAAAGTATTAGGTGTACATATGGATGGAGGTATGGGCGAATATATCGTAGTCGATGACAGTATTGTGATTACAGATAATACAGTGTCAGGCGATCAATTAGCCATTGTTGAGCCATTAGCTATTGGTGCTCATGCTGTTCGTCGATCAGAATTAACAGAGAATGATACAGTACTTGTCATCGGTGCAGGGCCAATTGGGTTAGGAGCGGCTCGTTTTGCTAAATTACGTGGCGCAAAAACAGTGTTAATGGACTTGAACGAAGAACGTTTAAAAGAAGGACAGGCATGGACGGAAGCGGATGGCGTAATTGTTGGTAGTTATGAAGTAATGGCGCAGTTACATGAAAAATTTAATGGCGAACTTCCTACAGTTGTCTTTGATGTAACAGGTAATCAACAATCAATGGAATCTTCATTCCAGTACGTAGAAAATAGCGGCACATTAGTGTTTATAGGCTTAATGAAGAAGACCATTACATTTAATGATCCTGAATTTCATTCCAAGGAATTAACGCTGAAAAGTAGTCGTAATGCTACTTTGGAAGATTTTGAGACAGTCATAAACTATATGCAATCAGGCGCTATAAAACAAGGCTATGTAACAAAAAAAATTGCTTTCGATGATGCGATTTCCTACTTTGAGGCAAAACAGTACAATACGAATAAAGCCCAAATCTATTTTAAATAA
- a CDS encoding GNAT family N-acetyltransferase, which yields MEAKLANERELILIAQYQEKIVGWLVFQSPNRKRLAHTGSFGMMILKKYRGLGIGKCLLEQLLKWAECNPYIEKISLGVFSTNESAIALYKKMGFVEEGRKINEIKLNDKQYIDDVLMYKMV from the coding sequence ATAGAAGCAAAATTAGCAAATGAACGAGAATTAATCTTAATCGCACAATATCAAGAAAAAATAGTTGGTTGGCTTGTGTTTCAATCACCAAATCGAAAACGATTAGCTCATACAGGCTCCTTTGGCATGATGATATTAAAAAAATATCGTGGTCTGGGCATTGGGAAATGCTTGCTTGAGCAGCTACTAAAGTGGGCTGAGTGCAATCCGTATATTGAAAAGATTAGTCTTGGCGTATTTTCAACAAATGAAAGTGCCATTGCTCTCTATAAAAAGATGGGATTTGTAGAGGAAGGAAGAAAAATCAATGAAATTAAGTTAAATGATAAGCAATATATTGATGATGTTTTAATGTATAAGATGGTTTGA
- a CDS encoding YpzG family protein, translated as MSRFEQLDPKSQKIHRNWSRIKHSKSQVNGETEITLHNRILRSEAKARQF; from the coding sequence ATGAGTAGGTTTGAACAATTAGACCCCAAATCTCAAAAAATCCACCGCAACTGGTCAAGGATTAAGCATTCTAAATCTCAAGTAAATGGTGAAACGGAGATTACTCTCCACAACCGTATCTTGAGAAGTGAAGCAAAGGCCCGACAGTTTTAA
- a CDS encoding LacI family DNA-binding transcriptional regulator, translated as MKKTTIADVAQYANVSNSTVSQYLNKRYEYMSVETRKKIEEAIEALQYRPNLMARSLKQKSTFTIGIIVANIIHDFSTKIINALEAEFDKEGFHMIVCNSADNPKKEKKHIETLLEKQVDGLIVFPTGENKNLYVRLHQQAIPIVFIDRFIEGVDIPAVLLDNFSAMNTAVETFRKHPLAIITTSLALPITPRVERLEGFRQALRNKNMLVDERYIKNGEPVEMEEIFDQLFALEQPPKGIIAANDRIFQELMIYIKKRNLRVPNDLQVIAIDDVPYANFLSPSITTLKQPILPMAQKSASLLFAKIKKEQIADEQKLYRFKPIVIHRDSTN; from the coding sequence GTGAAAAAAACAACAATTGCCGATGTTGCGCAATATGCAAATGTTTCGAATAGTACCGTCTCGCAATATTTGAATAAGCGATATGAATATATGAGTGTAGAGACTCGTAAGAAAATTGAAGAAGCTATTGAAGCATTGCAATATCGTCCAAATTTAATGGCACGTAGCTTAAAACAGAAATCTACCTTTACAATAGGTATTATAGTAGCGAATATTATCCATGACTTTTCAACAAAAATTATAAATGCACTGGAAGCAGAGTTTGATAAAGAAGGCTTCCATATGATTGTATGTAATTCGGCGGATAATCCTAAAAAAGAAAAAAAGCATATCGAAACTTTACTAGAAAAACAGGTGGATGGCTTGATTGTTTTTCCAACAGGAGAAAACAAAAATCTGTATGTAAGGCTCCACCAACAAGCGATTCCAATCGTTTTTATCGACCGTTTTATAGAGGGAGTGGATATTCCAGCTGTATTGCTTGATAATTTTTCTGCAATGAATACGGCAGTGGAAACGTTTCGAAAGCACCCGTTAGCCATTATCACAACATCTTTAGCCTTACCAATTACTCCTCGTGTAGAACGTTTAGAAGGATTTCGCCAAGCACTTCGAAATAAAAATATGTTAGTGGATGAGCGATACATTAAAAATGGTGAACCAGTAGAGATGGAAGAAATATTCGATCAATTATTTGCATTGGAACAACCACCAAAAGGGATAATTGCTGCAAATGATCGTATTTTTCAAGAATTAATGATTTATATAAAAAAGCGAAACTTACGTGTACCGAATGATTTACAAGTGATAGCTATTGATGATGTGCCCTATGCAAATTTTTTATCTCCTTCGATTACCACATTAAAACAGCCTATCCTACCGATGGCTCAAAAATCTGCTTCACTACTCTTTGCAAAAATCAAAAAAGAACAGATAGCTGATGAACAAAAACTCTATCGCTTTAAGCCGATAGTCATTCATCGAGATTCAACTAACTAA